A genomic segment from Chelonoidis abingdonii isolate Lonesome George chromosome 24, CheloAbing_2.0, whole genome shotgun sequence encodes:
- the AJM1 gene encoding apical junction component 1 homolog, which yields MTRTDPPDILVSTVYQDVELKCPAPRDSIVCQPLTQCDAFMSASLPHDTQPFNKRHCRSFDFLELLDDQLAPAPAMERPCWHLGTPEPSSGSRGRKAPPRLDVQNTRPAPHGREGPKEPLARAEPKRRARSKSAPRVKSTFTPIAIQMSSSSPPMPARRGREALRLSREPVRTETSPRRGSGYAPMKAPMNEVHPIKLQPQRSSTSRISPLCVSSNCPEEAPGGRPATSLHVKCRMDMKPDEAVLVHAAHSLKAQSRMEVPYWPRPPGASRSLTIPSSRQVSVSRTPTPSDSYSGEHRLPYPNEYYEGDPRGQAYQAMPSPQDYPERGCVTFSTPNVPTKFFYTEEPAGCPGLGIPLKSSGYEACPHPYPGRHLPPQPFYPEDPAKGNIHTIPPRTFYVEEARTYPIQEAPAHTFYREDPRFYTSRGMPTKPLYAEDPRVYPALNTSSRLFYTEDYGKYHERESISRTYPHARSTQPLQFSDWYCPDRVALPYQTLQMSRFAPHPSGQEALLSSWHASYSANQPRLGTDTRHYSKSWDNILAPSIRREDPMFRGRSYENLLAREQHRALSPDDRRQPVVINLSSSPKRYAALSLSENSIMEKMHTDGGRCPLGRSWFVTPEITITDNDIKANGLSKSEKRSASWDMLDSGRDGHRSRAAHYYLDPTAKETIQSSSARQRSLEQLDELITDLVIDSKPPPSHHPSNGDSLTDQLKRLIDNDVPRPARKLEARKPLPLLVGEPRPTKEQPGPSSFHRDICKEQGGRSLAMSVSSSSFEKQQDGCSPELSADEDDMMMCSNAKCKRTETMFNACLYFKSCHSCYTYYCSRSCRREDWDTHKESCIYGRIGSICRHVLQFCRENAEVHKAFSRIAKVGYLSRGRGVLFLGFPSSGSAENFLQFGLESLLMSPTYLSLRELEGYAENLGDYARELGVSGSQYDPEECFLLNVTVAVGQKVPVRHSPKIQVPTVRKYAKVALASSSPEKQILKKERDMETLILTPPPGTADLDKEGEEGRKAREVCFINIQRELRIRGVFLRHEFPKIYEQLCDFVESNKRFTPTTIYPIDRRTGKQFMCMIMAASEPRTLDWVASPNLLDDLM from the coding sequence ATGACACGAACCGACCCACCTGACATACTGGTGTCTACAGTGTATCAAGACGTAGAGCTGAAGTGCCCAGCACCCAGGGATTCCATTGTCTGCCAGCCACTGACACAATGTGACGCCTTCATGTCAGCATCTCTGCCGCACGACACGCAGCCCTTCAACAAGCGCCACTGTAGGAGCTTTGACTTTCTTGAGTTGCTCGACGACCAGCTGGCCCCTGCTCCTGCTATGGAGCGCCCCTGCTGGCACCTGGGCACCCCCGAGCCTTCCTCAGGCTCCAGAGGCAGGAAGGCTCCTCCCAGGCTCGACGTTCAGAACACCAGGCCAGCCCCTCATGGCAGGGAAGGCCCCAAGGAGCCATTGGCTCGGGCGGAGCCAAAGAGGCGAGCGAGGTCCAAGAGCGCCCCTCGGGTGAAATCCACCTTCACTCCCATTGCCATCCAGATGTCATCCTCGTCTCCCCCCATGCCAGCCAGGCGGGGACGGGAGGCTCTGCGCCTCTCCAGGGAGCCTGTGAGGACAGAGACGTCCCCGCGCAGGGGGAGCGGATACGCACCAATGAAGGCCCCAATGAATGAGGTGCACCCCATCAAGCTGCAGCCTCAGCGGAGCAGCACCAGCCGCATCTCCCCACTATGTGTCAGTAGCAACTGCCCGGAGGAGGCCCCAGGTGGAAGGCCGGCCACAAGCCTGCATGTCAAGTGCCGGATGGACATGAAGCCAGATGAGGCGGTGCTGGTGCACGCAGCACACAGCCTGAAAGCCCAGAGCAGGATGGAGGTACCATACTGGCCGAGGCCACCTGGTGCTAGCCGGAGCCTGACTATCCCAAGCAGCAGGCAGGTGTCCGTGTCCCGCACTCCCACGCCCAGCGACTCCtacagtggggagcacaggctgcCCTACCCCAATGAGTACTACGAAGGTGACCCTCGAGGCCAGGCTTACCAGGCCATGCCCTCCCCACAGGACTATCCCGAGAGGGGCTGTGTGACCTTCTCCACTCCAAACGTGCCCACCAAGTTCTTCTACACAGAGGAGCCAGCCGGGTGCCCTGGTCTCGGCATTCCACTGAAAAGCTCTGGCTACGAGGCGTGTCCTCACCCATACCCAGGGCGCCACCTCCCTCCACAGCCCTTCTACCCAGAGGACCCAGCCAAAGGTAATATCCACACCATCCCACCCAGGACTTTCTACGTGGAAGAAGCTCGGACCTACCCCATCCAGGAAGCCCCTGCCCACACCTTCTACAGAGAAGACCCTCGATTCTACACCTCCAGGGGCATGCCCACCAAACCCCTCTATGCAGAGGACCCCAGGGTGTACCCTGCTCTGAACACCTCCTCCCGGTTGTTCTACACTGAGGATTATGGCAAATACCACGAGAGGGAATCCATTTCGCGGACGTACCCTCATGCCCGTAGCACCCAGCCTTTGCAGTTCAGCGACTGGTACTGCCCGGATCGGGTTGCACTGCCCTACCAGACCTTGCAGATGTCCCGCTTTGCACCTCATCCCTCTGGGCAAGAGGCCTTGCTTTCCTCTTGGCATGCCAGCTACAGCGCCAACCAGCCCCGCTTAGGCACAGACACCCGGCATTACTCCAAATCCTGGGACAACATCCTGGCGCCCAGTATCCGCAGGGAGGACCCCATGTTCCGCGGGCGCAGCTATGAGAACCTGCTCGCCCGGGAGCAGCACCGTGCCTTATCCCCTGATGACCGGCGGCAGCCTGTGGTGATCAATCTGTCCAGTTCTCCCAAGCGCTATGCAGCGCTCTCCCTCTCGGAGAACTCCATCATGGAGAAGATGCACACAGACGGTGGGCGGTGCCCCCTGGGCCGCTCCTGGTTTGTCACCCCAGAAATCACCATCACCGACAATGACATCAAAGCCAATGGGCTGAGCAAGAGCGAGAAGCGCTCGGCCAGCTGGGATATGCTCGATTCCGGGCGGGATGGGCATCGCTCCCGTGCCGCACACTACTACTTGGATCCCACTGCCAAAGAGACCATCCAAAGCAGCTCTGCCCGCCAGCGCAGCCTGGAGCAGTTGGACGAGCTGATCACAGACCTGGTCATCGACTCCAAGCCCCCGCCCAGCCACCACCCCAGCAACGGGGACAGCCTGACAGACCAGCTCAAGAGGCTGATCGACAATGACGTGCCCAGGCCTGCCAGGAAGCTGGAGGCCAGGAAGCCGCTGCCTTTAttggtgggggagcccaggcccaccaaGGAGCAGCCAGGCCCGAGTTCCTTCCACAGAGACATATGCAAGGAGCAGGGTGGCCGCTCGCTTGCCATGTCTGTCTCCAGCAGCAGCTTTGAGAAGCAGCAGGATGGCTGCTCCCCGGAGCTGAGCGCGGATGAGGACGACATGATGATGTGTTCGAATGCCAAGTGCAAGCGCACGGAGACCATGTTCAATGCCTGCCTCTACTTCAAGTCCTGCCACAGCTGCTATACATACTACTGCTCCCGGAGCTGCCGCCGTGAGGACTGGGACACTCACAAGGAGAGCTGCATCTACGGGCGTATTGGGAGCATCTGCCGGCACGTGCTGCAGTTCTGCCGGGAGAACGCCGAGGTGCACAAGGCCTTCTCACGCATTGCCAAGGTGGGGTACCTTTCCCGAGGGCGAGGGGTGCTGTTCCTGGGCTTCCCCAGCTCAGGCTCAGCCGAGAACTTCCTCCAGTTTGGCTTGGAGAGTCTGCTGATGTCTCCCACCTACCTGTCCCTGCGGGAGCTGGAGGGCTACGCGGAGAACCTGGGGGATTATGCCCGGGAGTTGGGGGTGTCTGGCAGCCAGTACGACCCTGAGGAATGTTTCCTCTTGAATGTAACTGTGGCCGTTGGACAAAAAGTGCCTGTGAGGCATTCCCCCAAGATCCAGGTGCCGACAGTCAGGAAATATGCCAAGGTGGCCTTAGCCTCCTCCAGCCCCGAGAAGCAGATCCTGAAGAAGGAACGGGACATGGAGACCTTGATCCTGACCCCCCCGCCTGGCACGGCGGACCTTgacaaggagggggaggaagggcgGAAGGCCCGGGAGGTCTGCTTCATCAACATCCAGCGGGAGCTGCGGATCCGAGGCGTCTTCCTGCGCCATGAGTTCCCCAAAATCTACGAGCAGCTGTGTGACTTCGTGGAGAGCAACAAGAGGTTCACGCCTACCACCATCTACCCCATTGACAGGCGGACTGGAAAGCAGTTCATGTGTATGATCATGGCCGCCTCTGAGCCACGGACCCTGGACTGGGTCGCCAGCCCCAACCTCCTGGACGACCTCATGTGA
- the PHPT1 gene encoding 14 kDa phosphohistidine phosphatase, with protein sequence MSDSCPPPCGALGAAPGGLGLGALRHSAQTGGTVSQDSWGPHLASPQTPPGPVPPLPRPCVNVGRVAGSWQAAASADIYDKTAAEIEKQGYDCECLGGGRISHQSKEKKIHVYGYSVGFGRAKHSVSTKILKDEYPDYAVTWADEGY encoded by the exons ATGAGTGACAG TTGCCCGCCGCCGTGCGGGGCCCTCGGGGCAGCGCCAGGCGGGCTGGGCCTGGGGGCTCTCAGGCACTCAGCGCAGACAGGTGGCACCgtcagccaggactcctggggtccaCACCTGGCTTCGCCTCAGACTCCCCCGGGACCTGTCCCTCCACTCCCGCGCCCCTGTGTCAATGTGGGGAGAGTGGCTGGCTCCTGGCAGGCTGCGGCCAGTG CTGATATTTATGACAAGACTGCGGCAGAAATCGAGAAGCAAGGCTATGACTGCGAGTGCTTGGGTGGGGGCAGGATCTCCCACCAGAGCAAGGAGAAGAAGATCCACGTTTATGGATATTCTGTG GGCTTTGGTCGAGCAAAACACTCTGTGTCCACAAAGATCCTGAAAGACGAGTATCCAGACTATGCGGTCACCTGGGCTGATGAAGGCTATTGA